The Geobacter sp. AOG2 genome includes a window with the following:
- a CDS encoding mannose-1-phosphate guanyltransferase → MKAVIMAGGFGTRIQPLTSSIPKPMIPLFNRPIMLHIVELLKKHDITDLVMLLYHQPFVIKNFFRDGADFGVKITYVTPLQDMGTAGAVKAAEKYLDERFLVISGDLLTDFNLKKIIDFHVDNKASATITLTSVKDPLQFGVVITDKEKRITQFLEKPGWGEVISDTINTGIYVLEPEILAAIPDGENFDFSQDLFPAMLKNKDALFGCTAKGYWRDIGNTDSYREAYHDIFKGRINLKIDEPKQDFLGKDLRIGADVTLENRTGLEGTVVIGDNSQILGDVRIKDSVVGRNCTIETGVKLNRCVIWDNSYVKKGAKISDSVICSNVRVGQGAVLEEGVIVADETSIGDEAVIKSEVKIWPRKMIEAGAIVTANLIWGEKWKKALFEGAIIKGLSNVELTPEFVAKLGCAYGTTLPKGSFVLGGRDCHLSSRMLKRCFVGGILSAGVNVRDMKMTPLPVLRYKLKTFGEVGGFYLRQAFDDPAALEIVFLDGDGLDFSSGMAKNVERIYYKENFRRAHHSEPGAISEINNVVEFYREGFLRAIDKEMVKKAAWTVVVDFNFSPASQILPLILNELGCNVIALNAYVDEGRGSKNAMDKQAGLEQLSKIVASLGAQAGFWLDPTAEAIALLDENGRILSGVELLSLATALFLRTGQKGVIAVPVQTPSTIEQVANQKRCQVTRTKSSDRAMLEAANSSEVILAGTIDGRFAFPRFQASFDGMFAIAKLVELGAASATPFSVALAETPSSSFLQTSVPCPWEMKGGIMRKMSEDSLDKEATFIDGIKVHFGDDWVLVLPDQHTPHAHIVAESKDPKTAQRLLSEYQKKVEGWKKELE, encoded by the coding sequence ATGAAAGCCGTCATCATGGCCGGCGGATTCGGAACCCGCATCCAGCCGCTCACCAGCAGCATCCCCAAACCGATGATCCCCCTCTTCAACCGCCCGATCATGCTTCATATCGTGGAATTGCTCAAAAAGCACGATATCACCGACCTGGTGATGCTGCTCTACCATCAGCCGTTCGTCATCAAGAACTTCTTCCGCGACGGCGCCGATTTTGGGGTCAAGATCACCTACGTGACCCCCTTGCAGGACATGGGCACCGCCGGAGCGGTCAAGGCGGCTGAGAAGTATCTGGACGAGCGTTTCCTGGTGATCAGCGGCGACCTGCTGACGGACTTCAACCTCAAGAAGATCATCGATTTCCATGTCGACAACAAGGCCAGTGCCACCATCACCCTCACCTCGGTCAAAGACCCACTCCAGTTCGGGGTGGTGATCACCGACAAGGAAAAACGCATCACCCAGTTCCTGGAAAAGCCCGGCTGGGGCGAGGTCATCTCGGACACCATCAATACCGGTATTTACGTGCTGGAGCCCGAGATCCTGGCGGCCATCCCCGACGGGGAAAACTTCGATTTTTCCCAGGACCTTTTCCCGGCCATGCTGAAGAACAAGGATGCCCTGTTCGGCTGTACGGCCAAAGGGTACTGGCGCGACATCGGCAACACCGACTCCTACCGGGAGGCCTACCACGACATCTTCAAGGGCAGGATCAACCTGAAGATCGACGAGCCCAAACAGGATTTCCTGGGCAAGGACCTGCGCATCGGCGCCGACGTGACCCTGGAAAATCGCACCGGCCTCGAAGGAACGGTGGTCATCGGCGATAACAGCCAGATTCTCGGCGACGTGCGTATCAAGGATTCCGTCGTCGGGCGCAACTGCACCATTGAAACCGGGGTCAAACTCAACCGTTGCGTGATCTGGGATAACTCCTACGTCAAGAAGGGGGCCAAGATCAGCGACAGCGTGATCTGTTCCAATGTGCGCGTCGGCCAGGGGGCGGTGCTGGAGGAGGGTGTCATTGTTGCCGATGAAACCTCCATCGGCGACGAGGCCGTCATCAAGAGCGAGGTCAAGATCTGGCCGCGCAAGATGATCGAGGCCGGCGCCATCGTCACCGCCAACCTGATCTGGGGTGAGAAGTGGAAAAAGGCGCTCTTCGAGGGCGCCATCATCAAAGGCCTCTCCAATGTGGAACTGACACCCGAATTCGTGGCGAAACTGGGCTGCGCCTACGGTACGACCCTTCCCAAGGGGAGTTTCGTCCTGGGCGGCCGCGACTGCCACCTCTCCTCGCGCATGCTCAAACGCTGCTTCGTGGGCGGCATCCTCTCGGCAGGGGTCAATGTACGCGACATGAAGATGACCCCTCTGCCGGTCCTGCGCTACAAGCTGAAGACCTTCGGCGAGGTGGGCGGTTTCTACCTTCGTCAGGCGTTTGACGACCCGGCGGCGCTGGAGATCGTCTTTCTGGACGGCGACGGGCTGGATTTTTCCAGCGGCATGGCCAAGAACGTGGAACGCATCTATTACAAAGAAAACTTCCGCCGCGCCCACCACAGCGAGCCGGGCGCCATCAGCGAAATCAACAATGTGGTCGAGTTCTACCGCGAAGGATTCCTGCGGGCCATCGACAAGGAAATGGTCAAAAAGGCGGCCTGGACCGTGGTGGTTGACTTCAATTTCTCGCCGGCCAGCCAGATTCTGCCACTGATCCTCAACGAACTGGGCTGCAACGTGATCGCCCTGAACGCCTATGTGGATGAGGGACGGGGCAGCAAAAACGCCATGGACAAGCAGGCGGGACTGGAGCAACTCTCCAAGATCGTTGCCTCGCTGGGCGCCCAGGCCGGTTTCTGGCTCGACCCCACCGCCGAAGCCATCGCTCTCCTGGACGAGAATGGCCGCATCTTAAGCGGCGTGGAGTTGCTCTCCCTGGCGACGGCGCTCTTCTTAAGGACCGGTCAGAAGGGGGTCATCGCCGTACCGGTGCAAACCCCCTCTACCATCGAGCAGGTGGCCAATCAGAAGCGCTGCCAGGTCACACGCACCAAAAGCAGCGACCGCGCCATGCTGGAGGCGGCCAACTCCTCCGAAGTCATCCTGGCCGGCACCATTGACGGCCGTTTCGCTTTTCCCCGTTTCCAGGCATCTTTCGACGGCATGTTCGCCATCGCCAAGCTGGTGGAACTGGGTGCCGCCAGCGCCACGCCCTTTTCCGTTGCGCTTGCGGAAACGCCGTCGAGTTCGTTTCTTCAGACCAGCGTCCCCTGCCCCTGGGAGATGAAGGGGGGCATCATGCGCAAGATGAGTGAGGACAGCCTGGACAAGGAGGCCACCTTTATCGACGGCATAAAGGTGCATTTCGGCGACGACTGGGTGCTGGTGCTGCCGGACCAGCATACCCCCCATGCCCACATCGTAGCCGAGTCCAAGGACCCGAAGACGGCCCAGAGGCTGCTGTCGGAGTATCAGAAAAAGGTGGAAGGGTGGAAGAAGGAGCTGGAATGA
- a CDS encoding response regulator, with product MSRLLVVDDEANIRLLYAEELADEGYEVVTAAGISEAVEKLQEGPFDLAVLDIKLKNESGIELLQKLVKERHDMPVILCSAFSCYKDDFSAWLADGYVVKSGNLAELKQEIARVLAKKAQRLKADL from the coding sequence ATGAGCAGGTTACTTGTTGTCGATGATGAAGCCAATATCCGGCTTTTGTATGCCGAGGAGTTGGCGGACGAGGGGTATGAAGTGGTGACGGCGGCCGGAATCTCCGAGGCGGTGGAAAAACTCCAGGAGGGTCCCTTCGACCTGGCGGTGTTGGACATAAAGCTCAAGAACGAGAGTGGCATAGAGCTGTTGCAGAAGTTGGTCAAGGAGCGCCACGACATGCCGGTCATCCTCTGTTCGGCCTTCTCCTGCTACAAGGACGACTTCTCCGCCTGGCTGGCGGACGGCTACGTGGTCAAATCCGGCAACCTGGCCGAACTGAAGCAGGAGATCGCCCGGGTTCTCGCCAAAAAAGCCCAACGGCTGAAAGCGGACCTGTAA
- a CDS encoding sensor histidine kinase: MDWECCWDRDVVAQGDCPNIREGDEDLLESPRRRILEKCCDCPNFKRDLERFQASGHPLGPVFSLFHDEYRRQKVQIQSLLSFLDNKSLEIRFLHELGSVLQSSVDLEEVLSVALTAITAGRGFGMNRAFLLMVDHKREHLQGYLAIGPRNYEEAHQAWDEISHNDMDLQTLAQSFRKNKLTAERAKFHDILEQISVPLSATTHILIRALDGKQPMLIEDAFHHPDVDPQFARLLGVDTFLLMPLVSRNRRVGVIIADNCITHRRITPEDMHSLETFTFPVAFAIERASLYERLQEELNRATEAHTKLKEQQQLIVRMEKMALVGRITSSIAHSIRNPLMIIGGFARSMLKNTPVGDPKRNFIESIVGEARQLEGVLDEILNYSDSLYPTKDFWDVNQLVEAALRDSADALNTRGYRIAFSAGSELPPAYIDFKQVSYCLRTILLCDLNATDHERVVDIGTSREDDNIMIRIQDHGRYISQEQLDTIMVPFSSTREMGAGLGLALCKTILEKQGIPLNAQSAPEKGIIFTIALPIRKEEQQ, from the coding sequence GTGGATTGGGAGTGCTGCTGGGATAGAGATGTCGTTGCACAGGGTGATTGCCCAAACATCCGCGAGGGCGATGAAGACCTGCTGGAATCCCCGCGGCGACGCATCCTGGAAAAGTGCTGCGACTGCCCCAATTTCAAACGTGATCTGGAACGCTTTCAGGCCAGCGGACACCCCTTGGGTCCGGTCTTTTCCCTGTTTCACGACGAATACCGCCGCCAGAAGGTCCAAATCCAGTCCCTGCTCAGCTTCCTGGACAACAAAAGCCTCGAGATCCGCTTCCTCCACGAACTGGGTTCCGTCCTGCAGAGTTCCGTAGACCTGGAAGAGGTGCTGTCGGTGGCCCTGACAGCCATCACCGCCGGACGGGGTTTCGGCATGAACCGGGCGTTCCTGCTGATGGTCGACCACAAGCGCGAGCACCTCCAGGGATACCTGGCCATCGGCCCGCGCAACTATGAAGAGGCCCATCAGGCTTGGGACGAGATCTCCCACAATGACATGGACCTGCAGACCCTGGCCCAAAGTTTCCGCAAGAACAAGCTCACCGCCGAACGGGCCAAATTTCACGACATCCTGGAACAGATATCGGTTCCTCTTTCCGCCACCACCCATATCCTCATCCGGGCCCTGGACGGAAAACAACCGATGCTGATCGAAGACGCCTTCCATCACCCCGACGTGGACCCCCAGTTCGCCAGGTTGTTGGGGGTGGATACCTTTCTGCTGATGCCGCTCGTTTCCCGAAACCGGAGGGTTGGCGTAATCATCGCCGACAACTGCATCACCCATCGCCGCATCACTCCGGAGGACATGCACTCCCTGGAGACCTTCACCTTTCCCGTGGCGTTTGCCATAGAACGGGCATCCCTCTACGAACGGCTCCAGGAGGAGCTCAATCGGGCCACGGAAGCCCATACCAAGCTGAAGGAACAACAACAACTGATCGTCAGGATGGAGAAGATGGCCCTCGTCGGCCGGATCACCTCAAGCATAGCCCACTCCATCCGCAACCCCCTGATGATCATCGGCGGATTTGCCCGATCCATGCTGAAAAACACCCCGGTCGGCGATCCCAAGCGTAATTTCATCGAATCCATCGTCGGCGAGGCCCGCCAGTTGGAGGGGGTTCTGGATGAAATCCTCAACTACTCCGACTCCCTCTACCCGACCAAGGATTTCTGGGACGTGAACCAGTTGGTGGAGGCCGCGCTCCGCGATTCGGCCGATGCGTTGAACACCAGAGGGTACCGGATCGCGTTCTCGGCGGGAAGCGAGCTGCCGCCGGCCTATATCGATTTCAAGCAAGTGTCCTACTGCCTGCGTACCATTTTACTCTGCGACCTGAATGCCACCGACCACGAGCGGGTTGTGGATATCGGTACCAGCCGGGAAGACGACAACATCATGATCCGTATCCAGGATCACGGCCGGTATATCTCCCAAGAACAGTTGGATACCATCATGGTGCCCTTTTCGTCCACGCGGGAGATGGGGGCCGGCCTGGGACTGGCCCTGTGCAAGACCATTCTGGAGAAGCAGGGGATACCCCTGAATGCCCAATCAGCGCCCGAAAAGGGCATTATTTTCACAATCGCACTTCCCATCCGGAAGGAGGAACAGCAATGA
- the cysS gene encoding cysteine--tRNA ligase, whose translation MALRVYNTLSGEKEVFVPLIPGRAGMYVCGVTVYDYCHIGHARANVVFDVIYRYLKYAGYDVTYVRNYTDIDDKIINRANQEGVDYRTISDRYIQAFDEDMARLGLAKPTVEPKATDHIGGIIAIIEALIAKGHAYESEGDVYYAVETFPNYLRLSKRNLDEMKAGARVEVGDKKRHPMDFALWKGSKPGEPWWESPWGKGRPGWHIECSAMSMEFLGATFDFHGGGKDLIFPHHENEIAQSEAANGCQFVRYWLHNGFVNINSEKMSKSLGNFFTIRQVLEKFDPETLRFFILSAHYRSPIDFSDQNLDEAQAGLERIYSCLAALDEILLENPGIPELPVAEALAGAGPDLQDKLEDLIPRFREAMDDDFNTAQALGVLFDAVRASNRFLAEANEISSAGLSLIARARRSFTEIGQVLGLFGNGPAAWLEQIKSSKAGRIDLSPAEIEALIAERAEARKAKDFKRSDEIRDMLLERGIQLLDSAQGTTWNVR comes from the coding sequence ATGGCACTGCGCGTCTACAACACCCTTTCCGGGGAAAAGGAAGTCTTCGTACCGCTTATACCCGGCAGGGCCGGAATGTACGTCTGCGGGGTAACGGTCTACGATTACTGCCACATCGGCCACGCAAGGGCCAACGTGGTTTTCGACGTGATCTATCGCTACCTGAAGTACGCCGGTTACGATGTCACCTATGTCCGCAACTATACCGACATCGACGACAAGATCATCAATCGCGCCAATCAGGAAGGGGTGGACTATCGTACCATCAGCGACCGTTATATCCAGGCCTTCGACGAAGACATGGCGCGCCTGGGCCTGGCCAAGCCGACGGTGGAGCCCAAGGCCACCGATCACATCGGCGGCATCATCGCGATCATCGAAGCCCTGATCGCCAAGGGGCATGCCTATGAGTCGGAGGGGGACGTTTATTATGCCGTGGAGACCTTCCCCAACTATCTCAGGCTTTCCAAGCGCAACCTGGACGAGATGAAAGCCGGCGCGCGGGTCGAGGTGGGCGACAAAAAGCGCCACCCCATGGACTTTGCCCTCTGGAAGGGTTCCAAACCGGGCGAACCGTGGTGGGAATCGCCGTGGGGAAAGGGACGCCCCGGCTGGCATATCGAGTGTTCGGCCATGAGCATGGAATTCCTGGGCGCCACCTTCGATTTCCATGGCGGAGGCAAAGACCTGATCTTCCCCCATCACGAAAACGAGATCGCCCAATCCGAAGCCGCCAATGGGTGCCAGTTCGTCCGCTATTGGCTGCACAACGGCTTTGTCAACATCAACTCGGAGAAGATGAGCAAATCCCTGGGCAATTTTTTCACCATCCGGCAGGTTCTGGAGAAATTCGACCCGGAAACGTTGCGTTTCTTCATCCTCTCTGCCCATTACCGCTCGCCGATCGACTTTTCCGACCAGAACCTGGACGAGGCCCAGGCAGGCCTGGAGCGGATCTACTCCTGCCTGGCGGCCCTGGACGAGATCCTGCTTGAGAATCCCGGAATCCCCGAGCTGCCGGTAGCGGAAGCGCTGGCCGGAGCGGGACCGGATCTGCAGGACAAGCTGGAAGACCTCATCCCCCGTTTCCGTGAGGCCATGGATGACGATTTCAACACTGCCCAGGCTCTGGGGGTGCTGTTCGATGCCGTGCGCGCCAGCAACCGTTTCCTTGCGGAAGCAAACGAAATCAGCTCGGCCGGCCTGTCGCTCATTGCCCGGGCCCGACGCAGTTTTACCGAGATCGGCCAGGTGCTGGGCCTGTTCGGCAACGGTCCGGCAGCATGGTTGGAGCAGATCAAGAGTTCCAAGGCAGGCCGGATAGACCTCTCACCGGCGGAGATCGAGGCCCTGATCGCAGAGCGAGCCGAAGCGCGCAAGGCCAAGGACTTCAAGCGAAGCGACGAGATACGCGACATGTTGCTGGAGCGGGGCATACAATTACTCGACTCGGCCCAGGGCACCACCTGGAACGTCCGATAA
- a CDS encoding OmpA family protein: protein MRRFIVSIILGTVILSAHRGLAAGDSRTPRPSAAVTPSISLTPTAGLFLFDGHRNLEASPTYGIRLGYDIIGRNAIDSLGIEAGLDVAMTRLKSDKSSATAYILRTEALYSVLPRGRFVPSFAVGVGGIYVDNSGSSSTNAFMDYGASAKYFLKDYLALRFDVRHIFVYEDMAARSNLESTLGLSFFPSYDKELKRVPPVDSDSDGVPDYLDKCPETPKGTKVDRDGCPVDSDGDGVPNYLDKCPGTPLGVKVDNGGCPLDSDGDGVPDYLDKCPGTLEGAKVDRAGCPAKSTEPAATATTPPTTAAPETGEPAKAAAPAPAAAIAAPAPKEAPPAAPPAAPSGTAKAPAVMVDCVVKLDGVSLLDSDCDTVPDYLDRCPGTPWGTVVDKEGCPTGNTAPVPVPVPVPAPVPAPVPVPAPAPAPAPAPVPVPVPAPAPAPAPEPAPTPAPAPMPAPEKPALEKAEPEPILIEVPIKNLLPRKGMSSTGYFTAAVDRCPQKPESSVVYDEKPLMKLVINFRVDKADIDPKYFGKIKKIYDFMKKNPQVFAHVEGHADYNGPFDYNITLSRVRAINIKNQILHYGDVAPERISINAYGCSIPVANNRTAEGRRKNRRGVTVITLTVAGPSVEK from the coding sequence TTGCGCAGGTTCATCGTATCCATAATCCTCGGCACCGTGATTCTGTCCGCACACAGGGGTCTGGCGGCCGGGGATTCACGCACACCGCGCCCGTCTGCCGCTGTCACCCCCTCTATTTCCCTCACCCCGACCGCCGGTCTGTTCCTGTTTGATGGCCACAGAAATCTGGAAGCAAGCCCCACCTACGGTATTCGCCTCGGTTACGATATCATTGGCCGAAACGCCATCGACAGCCTGGGGATCGAGGCCGGACTCGATGTGGCCATGACCCGCTTGAAATCGGATAAAAGTTCCGCCACCGCTTATATCCTGCGCACTGAGGCGCTTTATTCCGTTCTGCCCAGGGGACGCTTCGTCCCTTCTTTTGCCGTCGGTGTCGGCGGCATATATGTCGACAACAGCGGCAGTTCTTCTACAAACGCATTCATGGATTACGGCGCCAGCGCCAAATATTTCCTCAAGGATTATCTGGCGCTACGGTTCGACGTTCGCCATATCTTCGTCTACGAGGACATGGCCGCCCGCAGCAACCTCGAATCAACCCTTGGCCTGTCATTCTTCCCGAGCTATGACAAGGAACTGAAACGGGTGCCACCGGTTGATTCCGACAGCGACGGCGTACCCGACTACCTGGACAAATGCCCGGAGACACCAAAAGGTACCAAGGTGGACCGGGACGGCTGCCCGGTGGATAGTGACGGCGACGGCGTGCCCAACTATCTGGATAAATGCCCCGGAACGCCGCTGGGAGTAAAGGTTGATAACGGTGGCTGTCCGCTTGACAGCGACGGCGACGGCGTGCCCGACTATCTGGACAAATGCCCCGGTACCCTGGAAGGGGCCAAGGTCGACAGGGCCGGCTGCCCGGCAAAAAGCACGGAGCCCGCTGCAACCGCTACGACCCCTCCGACAACGGCGGCGCCTGAGACGGGAGAACCGGCCAAGGCAGCGGCCCCGGCACCGGCAGCAGCCATTGCCGCACCGGCTCCCAAAGAGGCACCACCGGCCGCTCCTCCGGCCGCCCCTTCCGGTACTGCCAAAGCCCCCGCGGTCATGGTGGATTGCGTCGTCAAACTCGACGGAGTGAGCCTGCTGGATTCCGACTGCGACACGGTCCCCGACTATCTCGACAGGTGCCCCGGAACACCCTGGGGAACAGTGGTGGACAAGGAAGGTTGCCCAACGGGGAATACTGCTCCCGTGCCCGTGCCCGTGCCCGTTCCTGCACCAGTTCCTGCACCAGTTCCCGTTCCTGCACCAGCTCCTGCACCAGCTCCTGCACCAGTTCCAGTTCCAGTTCCTGCACCTGCTCCAGCACCTGCACCCGAGCCTGCACCAACTCCAGCTCCTGCACCGATGCCTGCTCCTGAAAAACCGGCGCTCGAAAAAGCGGAGCCGGAGCCGATACTGATCGAGGTGCCGATAAAGAACCTCCTGCCGCGGAAAGGCATGTCCAGCACGGGTTATTTTACCGCCGCGGTGGACCGATGCCCCCAGAAGCCGGAAAGCAGCGTCGTTTACGACGAAAAGCCGTTGATGAAGCTCGTCATCAACTTCAGGGTGGACAAGGCCGACATCGATCCGAAATATTTCGGGAAGATCAAGAAAATCTACGACTTCATGAAGAAGAATCCCCAGGTATTCGCCCATGTGGAAGGGCACGCGGATTATAACGGGCCGTTCGATTACAATATTACCCTTTCCCGCGTCAGGGCCATCAATATCAAGAACCAGATTCTGCACTACGGCGACGTCGCCCCTGAGAGGATCAGCATCAATGCCTATGGCTGCTCCATCCCCGTCGCCAACAACAGGACGGCGGAGGGGCGGCGCAAGAACCGGCGCGGCGTGACGGTAATAACCCTTACGGTTGCCGGACCCTCGGTGGAGAAATAA
- a CDS encoding DUF3426 domain-containing protein, with protein sequence MIIQCEQCSTKFRLDDAKIKDKGVKVRCAKCRHVFTVTKQQQEQEPQPDAETGFERPVAPGPGDEPSFAPPAAEQSFAPAGDGDFDFSFSESMEDATAGHDKAATPSSEPDFSDFDFGGTAESGSGATESMANDLGGDSLHPAADVSVPDAAGFDFGAENLFGDAVATPVHEEPAEPIAFDFPVEAFADSMGAAEKTSGGKADLGGIEADKADEPFSLGEIDFGDELTSVAVQQVNPEELKPAQELFFAPPVEPQKGEGAAEEAATPPLSVPQEELPPLSIISRRRQSPLLMGLVTVLVVLVVAVVGYVGYSMLGAEKVAKDSGRISVRGVNAVFVKNRVAGELVAISGEAVNEFSGPRAAIQVKGMIYGPAGQVLASKNAFCGNPLTKEQLAAMPLEKIEAAMANQFGDSLDNLEVPPGKAIPFVIVIAGPPADAKDYGVEPAGSTVATEKQPQH encoded by the coding sequence ATGATTATCCAGTGTGAACAGTGCTCCACGAAGTTCAGGCTCGATGACGCCAAGATCAAGGATAAGGGCGTCAAGGTTCGCTGCGCCAAGTGCCGCCACGTATTTACCGTCACGAAGCAACAGCAGGAGCAGGAACCCCAGCCTGATGCCGAGACCGGCTTTGAACGACCGGTCGCTCCCGGGCCGGGTGACGAGCCTTCGTTTGCGCCACCTGCGGCGGAGCAGTCCTTTGCTCCGGCAGGGGACGGGGATTTCGATTTCTCCTTTTCGGAGAGCATGGAGGATGCGACCGCCGGGCATGATAAAGCTGCGACGCCATCAAGCGAGCCGGACTTTTCCGATTTCGATTTCGGCGGCACTGCCGAGAGTGGGAGCGGCGCCACGGAGTCAATGGCCAATGATCTCGGTGGAGACAGCCTTCATCCTGCCGCAGATGTTTCCGTCCCGGACGCCGCAGGTTTCGATTTTGGTGCTGAAAACCTGTTTGGCGATGCTGTTGCCACGCCGGTACACGAAGAACCCGCGGAGCCGATTGCCTTTGATTTCCCGGTGGAGGCGTTTGCCGATTCCATGGGGGCTGCCGAAAAGACATCGGGTGGAAAAGCTGATCTCGGCGGTATCGAAGCAGATAAGGCCGATGAACCCTTCAGTCTTGGTGAAATCGATTTTGGCGACGAGCTGACCTCGGTGGCCGTACAGCAGGTCAACCCCGAGGAACTCAAGCCTGCCCAGGAATTGTTTTTCGCCCCGCCGGTAGAGCCGCAGAAGGGGGAAGGCGCCGCCGAGGAGGCCGCCACACCCCCCCTTTCCGTACCGCAAGAAGAATTGCCGCCGCTTTCCATAATCTCGCGCCGCAGGCAGAGCCCGCTTCTCATGGGGCTGGTCACCGTTCTTGTGGTGCTCGTCGTGGCGGTCGTGGGCTATGTGGGCTACTCGATGTTGGGTGCAGAGAAGGTGGCAAAGGACAGCGGGCGGATTTCGGTCCGTGGCGTAAATGCCGTTTTCGTCAAGAACCGTGTTGCCGGCGAGCTTGTTGCGATCAGCGGGGAGGCGGTAAACGAATTTTCCGGTCCGCGGGCCGCCATCCAGGTCAAGGGGATGATCTACGGTCCGGCCGGTCAGGTGCTGGCAAGCAAGAATGCTTTTTGCGGGAACCCGTTGACCAAGGAACAGCTTGCCGCCATGCCGCTGGAAAAGATAGAGGCTGCCATGGCCAACCAGTTCGGCGATTCGCTGGACAATCTGGAGGTGCCGCCGGGGAAAGCGATTCCCTTTGTGATCGTGATTGCCGGGCCGCCCGCAGATGCCAAGGATTATGGGGTTGAGCCGGCCGGCTCAACGGTAGCTACGGAGAAACAGCCGCAACACTGA
- a CDS encoding peptidylprolyl isomerase, with product MAQAKNGDKVRVHYTGTLEDGSIFDSSEVGADECSDDSCGCGGQTGGPLEFVIGEGTLIPKFEAAVVGLEPGQKVQVKIASDEAYGPRAEEMVAVIERSEIPGDINPEPGQHMEVILQDGTAMPVMVTEVSETTVTLDANHPLAGQDLTFDITLVEIL from the coding sequence ATGGCACAGGCAAAAAACGGCGACAAGGTTCGCGTGCACTACACCGGCACGCTTGAGGACGGCTCCATATTCGACAGCTCGGAAGTGGGCGCAGACGAATGTAGCGACGATTCGTGCGGTTGTGGCGGCCAAACCGGCGGACCGCTGGAGTTCGTCATCGGCGAAGGCACCCTGATCCCCAAATTCGAAGCGGCGGTGGTCGGCCTTGAACCGGGCCAGAAGGTGCAGGTCAAGATCGCCTCCGATGAAGCCTACGGCCCCCGGGCCGAGGAGATGGTGGCTGTCATCGAACGCAGCGAAATCCCGGGCGATATCAATCCTGAGCCCGGCCAACATATGGAGGTGATTCTTCAGGATGGCACGGCAATGCCGGTCATGGTAACCGAGGTGTCCGAAACCACCGTCACCCTCGACGCCAACCACCCGCTGGCGGGGCAGGATCTGACCTTCGACATCACGCTGGTGGAGATACTCTAA
- a CDS encoding DUF167 domain-containing protein, producing MSRPDQPLCSDTDGGIILTLHIQPRASKNQVCGIQDNALKIRLTSPPVDGAANKLCREFLAELFNVSKSEVEILSGETSRHKRVRICGRDSAHLRRMLEELIPQQR from the coding sequence ATGAGCAGGCCTGACCAGCCCCTCTGTTCCGATACGGATGGGGGCATTATCCTGACCCTTCACATCCAGCCCCGGGCATCGAAGAACCAGGTGTGCGGCATTCAGGACAACGCCCTGAAGATCCGCCTGACCTCGCCACCGGTGGATGGCGCCGCCAACAAGCTCTGCCGCGAATTCCTGGCGGAATTGTTCAACGTATCCAAATCAGAGGTTGAGATCCTATCGGGGGAGACCTCACGTCACAAGCGAGTCAGGATTTGCGGCAGGGATTCCGCGCACCTCCGGCGGATGCTGGAAGAACTGATCCCGCAGCAGCGGTAA
- a CDS encoding DivIVA domain-containing protein gives MKITPIDIQQQQFKGKMLGGLDPEDVDAFLQSVASEMEGLIRENNELKEQQGRHNREMTEMSEKEKDLRETMLAAQRISEEMKANAQKEASLIVSEAELKAERIVADAERQLGDLKARIEEARRLKIQFEMSLKALLDSYARQLSGDEQA, from the coding sequence ATGAAGATCACCCCGATTGATATCCAGCAGCAGCAGTTCAAAGGCAAGATGCTGGGGGGCCTGGACCCCGAGGATGTGGATGCCTTCCTGCAGTCCGTGGCCTCTGAAATGGAAGGCCTGATCCGGGAAAACAATGAGCTGAAAGAGCAGCAGGGCCGCCACAACCGCGAAATGACCGAGATGTCCGAGAAGGAGAAAGATCTTCGCGAAACCATGCTGGCTGCCCAGCGGATCTCCGAGGAAATGAAGGCCAATGCCCAGAAAGAGGCGTCACTGATCGTTTCCGAAGCCGAACTCAAGGCCGAGCGGATCGTGGCGGACGCCGAACGCCAACTGGGCGATCTCAAGGCCCGTATCGAAGAGGCCCGCCGCCTGAAGATCCAGTTCGAGATGAGCCTCAAAGCCCTTCTGGACAGCTACGCCCGCCAACTCTCCGGCGATGAGCAGGCCTGA
- a CDS encoding YggT family protein gives MVLFSNILLALAKIVELGDGLLTIYKYILLASVIISWVNADPYNPIVNFIYRVTDPLLRRIRRHMPDTGMLDLSPIVAFALIYVLQIVVFNTAYQYLMTASMSLKLRG, from the coding sequence GTGGTACTCTTTTCTAACATACTCCTGGCTCTGGCCAAGATCGTGGAACTGGGCGATGGTCTTTTAACCATCTACAAGTATATCCTGCTGGCCAGCGTGATCATCTCATGGGTGAATGCCGACCCGTATAACCCGATAGTCAACTTCATCTACCGCGTAACCGACCCTCTCTTGCGCAGGATCAGGCGCCACATGCCCGACACCGGCATGCTCGACCTCTCCCCCATTGTCGCCTTTGCCCTGATCTACGTGCTCCAGATCGTCGTATTCAACACCGCCTATCAGTACCTCATGACGGCCAGTATGTCACTCAAACTGAGAGGTTAA